In Osmia bicornis bicornis chromosome 10, iOsmBic2.1, whole genome shotgun sequence, one genomic interval encodes:
- the LOC123988224 gene encoding uncharacterized protein LOC123988224 has translation MVKADQTSPIALATIFGWVVLGPLVAGPPHGEKVALHGAADHELHELLTKFWMQEEVPSKPSLALTPAEQECEAHFSRTHSRDSSGRYVVRLPLLGPRTNLGDSYETALRGLRRIQRRCTANQAYGRLYKEFLQEYEDLGHMQPASESSLGTSTIFYLPHHGVLTSKGSQPKLRVVFNGSSATSSGTSLNDLMHTGAKLQLDISDVLLRFRRFRYVFTTDIVKMFRQVAVHPADWDLQRILWSGPQGKTVSYQLTTVTYGTRSALFLAARALQQLVHDEGHRYPLAVPPLLKGRYVDDILGGGDTAKEAEEVAVQLTQLCRAGGFPLQKWSSNCPELLKVISGDGDTSSSTMDFSDLPTRILGLSWQPLADHFWFSAARTFRDAVTKRTILSEVARLFDPIGFLAPLTIRAKILLQELWLEQLGWDKPLPTTTALRWTTFRTELQDLADLHIPRWLNLTPEGRVEIHGFSDASKHALAAVVYLRISSSTSSATLSLVCAKTKVAPLKRLTIPRLELTAALLLARLAQYVRNTLELSSAPVHLWMDSAVALTWISHHPSRWKEFVRNRVGAIQDALPGARWKFISGRDNPADCASRGLTPTQLKAHTLWWTGPDWLRAPPHEWPTGQSTPHPDAALEERPKVTHVATVEQHPFLLQLIERCSSLTRLLRVVATCLSKHTVG, from the coding sequence ATGGTCAAGGCTGACCAGACCTCGCCGATCGCCCTCGCTACAATCTTCGGATGGGTAGTTCTCGGACCCCTCGTTGCCGGACCGCCTCACGGAGAGAAGGTAGCTCTCCACGGAGCAGCTGATCATGAGCTCCACGAACTCCTCACTAAATTTTGGATGCAAGAAGAGGTTCCTTCGAAACCCTCGCTAGCCCTCACTCCGGCAGAGCAAGAATGCGAGGCACACTTCTCTCGCACCCATTCTCGAGACTCCTCCGGTCGCTACGTGGTGCGACTCCCTCTCCTGGGACCTCGGACTAACCTCGGGGACTCTTACGAGACGGCTCTTCGAGGTCTTAGACGGATTCAACGGCGCTGCACGGCCAATCAGGCGTACGGACGCCTCTACAAGGAGTTTCTGCAGGAGTACGAAGACCTCGGACATATGCAACCAGCCTCGGAATCCTCCTTGGGCACCTCCACGATCTTTTACCTCCCACATCACGGGGTTTTAACCTCTAAGGGTTCGCAGCCGAAACTGAGGGTCGTATTCAACGGCTCCAGTGCCACCTCATCCGGGACTTCTCTCAACGACCTCATGCATACAGGTGCGAAACTGCAATTAGATATTTCGGACGTCCTCTTGCGGTTTAGACGGTTCCGGTATGTGTTCACCACGGACATCGTAAAGATGTTTCGGCAGGTCGCTGTACATCCAGCTGATTGGGACCTTCAACGTATCCTCTGGTCGGGCCCTCAAGGGAAGACGGTCAGCTACCAATTGACCACGGTCACCTACGGTACGCGATCAGCTCTTTTCTTGGCGGCAAGGGCGCTGCAGCAACTCGTGCACGATGAAGGTCACCGGTACCCCCTCGCTGTGCCTCCACTTCTCAAGGGTCGCTATGTGGATGACATTCTCGGAGGAGGCGACACAGCCAAGGAAGCCGAGGAAGTCGCGGTTCAGCTGACTCAGCTCTGCAGGGCGGGCGGGTTTCCTCTTCAAAAATGGTCCAGCAATTGTCCAGAGCTCCTCAAGGTTATCTCCGGAGACGGCGACACCTCAAGCTCGACCATGGATTTCTCCGATCTCCCCACAAGGATTCTGGGCTTATCTTGGCAACCTCTAGCGGATCACTTCTGGTTTTCCGCTGCACGCACCTTTCGAGATGCAGTGACGAAACGAACCATCCTCTCGGAAGTCGCACGCCTGTTTGATCCGATCGGCTTCCTCGCACCCCTTACGATACGGGCGAAGATTCTCCTCCAGGAGCTGTGGCTGGAACAGCTTGGATGGGATAAACCACTCCCTACCACAACGGCTCTCCGCTGGACAACCTTCAGGACAGAGCTACAGGACCTCGCAGATCTCCACATTCCTCGGTGGCTCAATCTCACCCCGGAGGGTCGAGTTGAGATTCACGGATTCTCGGACGCCTCAAAACATGCGCTGGCTGCAGTTGTATACCTTCGGATTTCGTCCTCCACATCGTCGGCAACCCTGTCGCTAGTCTGCGCCAAGACCAAGGTGGCGCCCCTCAAGAGACTTACCATCCCTCGGTTAGAGTTGACGGCCGCTCTCCTGCTCGCAAGGCTCGCACAGTATGTACGGAATACCCTCGAGCTTTCCTCGGCACCGGTGCACCTCTGGATGGACTCTGCTGTCGCGCTGACTTGGATCAGTCATCATCCCTCGAGATGGAAGGAGTTTGTGCGGAATAGAGTCGGGGCAATTCAAGACGCCTTACCCGGCGCTCGCTGGAAATTCATCTCAGGGCGCGACAACCCCGCGGACTGCGCATCTCGAGGTCTGACACCGACCCAATTGAAGGCTCATACCCTCTGGTGGACTGGACCGGACTGGTTAAGGGCGCCTCCTCACGAGTGGCCGACGGGGCAATCAACTCCTCATCCAGACGCAGCCTTAGAAGAAAGACCTAAGGTTACCCACGTTGCCACCGTGGAACAACATCCTTTCCTCCTGCAACTTATTGAACGGTGCTCCTCCCTCACTCGACTCCTCAGGGTTGTTGCGACGTGCCTCAGTaagcatacggtggggtag
- the LOC123988225 gene encoding gamma-gliadin-like translates to MNKIPVEYRTPKVKTGPKEQEAPKEPEDPQQPEPQRPEPQRTEPQRTEPQRTEPQRTEPQRAEPQRAEPQRAEPQRTEPQRTEPQRPEPQRAEPQVLQLQQQLQQRVVQLELQQMRGHQVHHTPQRSQSHRPLRRQPHQPQYIPYQPQPYHSQPYHPHPNPHGDSQRAKQLMIRNYRRKINRLRREMTPRPPTRYC, encoded by the exons ATGAACAAAATTCCAGTGGAGTACCGAACTCCCA AGGTCAAAACAGGTCCGAAAGAACAGGAGGCTCCGAAAGAACCGGAGGATCCGCAACAACCGGAACCTCAGCGGCCGGAGCCTCAGCGGACGGAGCCTCAGCGGACGGAGCCTCAGCGGACGGAGCCTCAGCGGACGGAGCCTCAGCGGGCGGAGCCTCAGCGGGCGGAGCCTCAGCGGGCGGAGCCTCAGCGGACGGAGCCTCAGCGGACGGAGCCTCAGCGGCCGGAGCCACAACGGGCAGAACCGCAGGTGTTGCAATTGCAACAACAACTGCAGCAGCGTGTAGTGCAGCTGGAGCTGCAGCAAATGCGGGGGCATCAAGTGCACCATACC ccGCAACGATCGCAGTCGCACCGGCCGCTACGACGGCAGCCGCACCAGCCACAGTATATC ccTTACCAGCCGCAGCCGTACCACTCGCAGCCGTACCACCCGCATCCGAATCCGCATGGTGAT tcaCAAAGGGCCAAGCAGTTGATGATCAGAAATTACAGGCGCAAAATTAATCGCCTGCGAAGAGAAATGACGCCACGGccaccgacgagatactgttAA